In one window of Synechococcus sp. M16CYN DNA:
- a CDS encoding CAAD domain-containing protein, which translates to MSDATTEVKEDSTSDTWRSNVGSTASPEEEKTSFASRYSDVLGSVNQILDQVDWNQMGRIGKIIGIFTAVIVAQILIKGVLDTINLLPIIPGILELLGLIVVGQWSWKNLATSEKRTDLIQRVQTVRHEYFS; encoded by the coding sequence ATGAGTGATGCCACCACCGAAGTGAAAGAAGACTCCACTAGCGACACTTGGAGGTCAAATGTCGGCTCAACAGCATCGCCCGAGGAAGAGAAAACCTCTTTTGCTAGTCGTTACAGCGATGTTCTGGGAAGTGTAAACCAAATCCTCGATCAGGTGGACTGGAACCAGATGGGGCGTATTGGCAAGATTATTGGAATTTTTACCGCTGTGATCGTTGCCCAGATTCTAATCAAGGGTGTCCTCGACACGATCAATCTACTACCAATCATTCCTGGTATATTGGAGTTACTCGGCCTCATTGTGGTTGGTCAATGGAGCTGGAAAAACCTAGCCACAAGTGAGAAACGCACTGATCTTATCCAGCGGGTTCAAACGGTTCGCCATGAATATTTTAGTTGA
- a CDS encoding fructosamine kinase family protein gives MSSNLWDDLMATDGPLAGSELTNAVPVGGGCIHQAWQLQLSDGRQIFAKTGPTDAIKLFEVEAEALDALAHYADPDVLIVPQPQSLIQLRHGAVLLLPWLRLEGNNQQSLGHGLALMHQTSMHQGHQYFGWYRDGYIGAGPQPGGWRTSWGQAFVDLRLRPQLNLLKRFGIDAAGLKDFLKALVRHLDQRDVVPALVHGDLWGGNAASLVDGRGTIYDPATWWADPEVDMAMTHLFGGFTESFYRAYYSILPAAPAAEERVEIYNLYHLLNHANLFGGGYVNQVRACLNRLARKLS, from the coding sequence GTGAGCAGCAATCTTTGGGACGATCTCATGGCGACCGATGGGCCTTTAGCAGGTTCTGAGCTCACCAACGCTGTGCCGGTGGGAGGGGGGTGTATTCATCAAGCTTGGCAGCTTCAACTTAGTGATGGACGCCAGATATTCGCCAAAACAGGTCCTACAGATGCCATCAAGTTGTTTGAGGTGGAGGCCGAGGCTCTCGATGCTCTTGCTCACTATGCAGATCCGGACGTTTTAATCGTGCCTCAACCTCAGTCATTGATTCAACTGCGCCATGGCGCAGTTTTACTGCTGCCATGGCTAAGGCTAGAAGGGAATAATCAGCAGTCTCTTGGCCATGGCTTAGCCCTGATGCATCAGACTTCAATGCATCAGGGCCATCAATACTTCGGATGGTATCGGGATGGATACATTGGCGCCGGTCCCCAGCCGGGGGGATGGCGAACCAGCTGGGGTCAAGCCTTTGTAGACCTTCGCCTACGTCCTCAGTTGAACCTGTTGAAACGTTTTGGAATAGATGCCGCTGGTTTAAAAGATTTTTTGAAGGCTCTAGTACGCCACCTTGATCAGCGCGACGTCGTTCCTGCATTAGTTCATGGCGATCTATGGGGAGGAAATGCTGCTTCCTTAGTTGATGGCCGTGGCACAATCTATGATCCAGCGACCTGGTGGGCGGACCCTGAAGTTGATATGGCAATGACCCACCTTTTTGGAGGATTTACCGAAAGTTTTTACCGTGCTTATTACTCGATTTTGCCTGCTGCGCCCGCCGCCGAAGAGCGAGTCGAGATTTACAACCTATACCATTTGTTAAATCACGCCAATTTATTTGGAGGTGGTTATGTGAACCAGGTCCGAGCCTGTCTAAATCGACTGGCCCGGAAACTGAGCTAA